A genomic stretch from Flavobacterium lindanitolerans includes:
- a CDS encoding helix-turn-helix domain-containing protein codes for MLLLIKGMVCNRCVYVLEQEFTNLGFTEADIQLGRVILNTSDIQTSDLTIIRSMLIKNGFDLLYSRNQIIVEKIKVLVENGINIQLTTNTSLKFSTYISNKLNKNYDTLSAIFSSIEGNTLEKHIILQKIEKVKELLVYTDQSLSDIAFTLGYSSPSHLSNQLKKYTGFTSSYYKQIRQDKIIIQKQASKN; via the coding sequence ATGTTACTATTAATCAAAGGAATGGTTTGCAATAGATGTGTCTATGTCCTGGAACAAGAGTTCACCAACCTTGGTTTCACGGAAGCAGATATTCAACTAGGACGTGTTATACTTAATACTAGTGACATTCAAACCTCAGACTTAACCATTATACGGTCAATGCTCATAAAAAATGGTTTTGACCTTCTATACAGCAGAAATCAGATAATAGTCGAAAAAATAAAAGTGCTGGTTGAAAATGGAATCAACATACAGCTTACTACCAATACTTCTCTAAAGTTTTCAACATACATCAGCAATAAACTGAATAAAAATTACGATACCTTAAGTGCTATATTTTCCTCAATAGAAGGAAATACGCTTGAGAAACATATCATTCTTCAGAAGATTGAAAAAGTTAAGGAATTATTGGTTTATACAGACCAATCGTTATCCGATATCGCCTTCACTCTTGGATATAGCAGTCCCTCCCATCTTTCCAACCAACTAAAAAAATATACCGGCTTTACTTCTTCCTATTACAAACAAATCAGGCAAGATAAAATTATTATTCAGAAACAGGCAAGTAAAAATTAA
- a CDS encoding efflux RND transporter periplasmic adaptor subunit, giving the protein MYRNHTHKLGILIPLVSILLTACQNKPKEAATPAVANKLPVDIIVAQEKALDQREIFVGTIMPLREVAIVSETAQKITKVAFQDGSYVSQGAVLYTLNDADIKSKLRQVQAELQLARLNKDRMANLLKTETVKQSEYDEALMRFTSLEAQQDYLQTELAKTVIRAPFSGKIGISQVHLGAYVSPGTPLVNLQDQSNIKINFTLPERYLPLLTTGTPIKFSTGLSEEYYNANVTATEPGLDAQGRSLQVQATTSNNSGKLRAGQSVKVYFSTEQKGATGVMIPTEALMPGEKGYNAFVIKGGMAKPVPVTISNRTETEAIITSGIKSGDSIIVSNMLRIGDGTPVQTVTKK; this is encoded by the coding sequence ATGTACAGAAACCATACACACAAATTAGGAATCCTGATTCCATTAGTAAGCATTTTGCTTACAGCATGCCAGAACAAACCTAAGGAAGCCGCGACGCCGGCTGTAGCCAACAAACTGCCCGTTGACATTATCGTTGCGCAGGAAAAAGCACTCGACCAAAGAGAAATATTTGTAGGCACCATCATGCCTCTTCGTGAAGTGGCGATTGTCAGTGAAACAGCACAAAAAATAACTAAAGTAGCTTTTCAAGACGGCAGTTATGTCAGTCAGGGAGCTGTACTTTATACACTCAATGATGCCGACATCAAATCCAAACTCCGACAGGTACAGGCTGAACTGCAACTGGCCCGATTAAACAAAGACAGGATGGCCAACCTACTAAAAACCGAAACCGTGAAGCAATCAGAGTATGACGAGGCGCTCATGCGTTTTACCTCGCTCGAAGCACAACAAGACTATTTGCAGACAGAATTGGCCAAAACGGTCATCAGAGCACCTTTCTCAGGCAAAATAGGTATTTCTCAGGTGCATCTGGGAGCCTATGTCTCACCTGGTACTCCACTCGTTAATCTGCAGGACCAGAGCAATATAAAAATCAACTTTACGCTTCCCGAAAGATACCTGCCATTACTAACAACCGGTACTCCAATTAAATTCAGTACAGGACTATCAGAAGAATATTATAATGCCAACGTTACTGCTACCGAACCCGGACTTGATGCCCAAGGCAGAAGCCTACAGGTACAAGCTACTACTAGTAATAACAGCGGTAAACTCCGTGCCGGACAGTCTGTCAAAGTCTACTTCAGTACGGAACAAAAAGGCGCAACAGGTGTCATGATACCTACCGAAGCATTGATGCCCGGCGAAAAAGGTTATAATGCCTTTGTCATAAAAGGCGGTATGGCCAAACCCGTACCTGTAACTATTAGTAACAGGACCGAAACAGAAGCCATTATCACTTCAGGCATAAAATCCGGCGACAGCATTATTGTGTCCAATATGTTACGTATTGGTGACGGAACTCCGGTACAAACTGTCACGAAAAAATAA
- a CDS encoding efflux RND transporter permease subunit codes for MSISSLSIKKPVLAGVFSLLIVILGIVGWKQLGIREFPLTEPPVISVITFYPGASPDVIASKLTRPMEESIAEASGIRTISSESREQVSVISIEFNREIDIEDALNDVRDKVSKARKQLPADVDPPIVQKASSADNLVAFLEVESDTKDIKEVSHIASTVIKDRVQSIPGINNVAIVGEHKYAMRLRFDPVKLAAYKLTPEDIRQALLRENIDLPSGRIDGNSSELSIRTLGRLTTVNDFEEMLIKQTGNTVIRLKDVGSAELGEMNERTAIINETGNLNRVGVGVAIQIQRGANAIEVVDEFYKRLEQLRKDIPSEYRLIVGFDFTQSVRESIKEVEETLFIAFGLVVIIIFLFLRDWRSTIIPVIAIPVSILSAFFIMYIAGFSINVLTLLGLVLAIGLVVDDAIVVLENIYKKIEEGMPPVQAAFKGSKEIYFAVISTTITLAAVFLPIVFMGGISGQLFKEFAIVVSGSVLVSAFVALTLTPMLSAYFLKKKQGPGWFHRVTEPFFVHMNNGYARLLTTFMRFRWMAWVFLLITSGLIYFVGQKLPSELAPVEDRSNMSLIAVAPEGVSFDYMKKHMMEVGKYVNDSTDGLYQTYSMVAISFIPAPAPVNVAVQSIYLKDPKERKASIQDLYNQYGAASANFRGFLLFPYLPPTIGTRYGGGMPVQFVLQSQNLDTLTAALPKFLNAVRQSKKLMFADADLKINKPEIKINIDRQKAALMGVSIEEVARTLQLALSGQRYGYFLRNDRQYEVIGQMEREYRNDITDLNSIYVRSTTGQLIPLNNLIATEEAVSPAAIYRYDQYTSATISAAPAPSVSLAEGIEEIERIKTEVLGDNFKTSLAGQSRDYRESQGNILFTLILALVIIYMILAAQFESLRDPLTIMLTVPMAVTGAILSLHWFGQSLNVFSQIGIITLVGLITKNGILIVEFANHLKDTGLSKYEAAIQAAEQRFRPILMTSLAMIFGALPIALTANSRQSLGIVIAGGLVFSGILTLFIIPAVYSYLSSNKRRKEVMEIDDSEIATNHE; via the coding sequence ATGAGCATATCCTCTTTAAGCATAAAAAAGCCGGTTTTGGCCGGTGTGTTTTCCCTTCTTATTGTAATTTTGGGCATTGTTGGATGGAAACAGCTCGGAATTCGGGAATTCCCACTCACCGAACCACCTGTAATATCCGTTATTACCTTCTATCCCGGCGCCAGTCCTGATGTAATAGCGTCCAAACTCACCCGCCCAATGGAAGAATCCATTGCTGAGGCAAGTGGTATACGTACCATATCGTCCGAATCCAGAGAGCAGGTAAGTGTTATTTCTATAGAATTTAACCGTGAAATAGATATTGAAGATGCCCTGAACGATGTCAGAGACAAAGTATCCAAAGCCCGGAAACAGCTTCCGGCAGACGTTGATCCGCCAATTGTACAGAAAGCATCCTCTGCAGACAATCTTGTAGCCTTTCTTGAAGTAGAAAGCGATACTAAAGATATTAAAGAAGTAAGCCACATCGCTTCTACCGTCATCAAAGACCGTGTACAATCCATTCCCGGTATTAACAACGTAGCTATTGTAGGCGAACACAAATATGCCATGCGATTGCGCTTTGACCCGGTAAAACTGGCAGCCTATAAGCTGACTCCGGAAGACATTCGGCAGGCTCTACTCCGGGAAAACATTGACCTTCCATCCGGACGTATAGACGGTAACAGCAGCGAACTAAGCATACGAACGCTGGGAAGGCTGACTACTGTAAACGATTTTGAGGAAATGCTCATCAAACAAACCGGCAATACTGTTATCCGACTCAAAGATGTAGGCTCGGCAGAACTGGGTGAAATGAATGAACGTACCGCTATCATTAACGAAACCGGAAACCTCAACCGTGTTGGTGTTGGTGTAGCCATACAAATACAACGCGGAGCCAACGCTATTGAAGTAGTCGACGAATTTTACAAACGTCTCGAGCAGTTACGTAAAGACATTCCGTCAGAATACCGACTTATCGTAGGATTCGACTTTACACAATCTGTCCGCGAGTCTATAAAAGAAGTAGAAGAAACTCTTTTTATTGCCTTTGGTCTTGTGGTTATTATTATCTTCCTGTTCCTGCGTGACTGGCGTTCTACCATCATACCTGTAATCGCAATTCCGGTATCCATATTATCGGCCTTTTTCATTATGTATATTGCGGGCTTTTCTATCAATGTACTTACCCTTTTGGGGTTGGTACTTGCCATAGGACTGGTGGTGGATGATGCTATTGTGGTGCTTGAAAATATTTATAAAAAAATAGAAGAAGGTATGCCTCCGGTACAGGCCGCCTTTAAAGGTTCCAAAGAAATTTATTTTGCCGTAATCTCAACTACCATAACACTGGCAGCCGTATTTCTACCTATTGTATTTATGGGTGGTATTAGCGGACAGCTATTTAAAGAATTTGCCATCGTCGTGTCTGGTTCTGTATTGGTTTCGGCATTCGTTGCCCTTACGCTTACGCCTATGCTCAGCGCTTATTTCCTTAAAAAGAAACAAGGACCAGGTTGGTTTCATAGGGTTACCGAACCTTTCTTTGTTCATATGAACAATGGGTATGCCCGTCTGCTAACAACCTTTATGCGCTTCAGATGGATGGCATGGGTATTTCTGCTCATAACCTCCGGACTCATTTACTTTGTAGGCCAAAAACTGCCTTCGGAACTGGCACCGGTAGAAGACCGTTCCAATATGAGCCTTATTGCCGTGGCTCCGGAAGGTGTCTCTTTCGATTATATGAAAAAACACATGATGGAAGTCGGTAAATATGTTAATGACTCAACAGACGGACTGTATCAGACTTACTCCATGGTAGCTATTTCCTTTATTCCTGCCCCGGCTCCCGTCAATGTTGCCGTACAGAGTATTTATCTGAAAGATCCTAAAGAAAGAAAAGCCAGTATACAGGATTTGTATAACCAATATGGTGCTGCATCTGCCAATTTCAGAGGATTCCTTCTGTTTCCTTATCTGCCGCCAACCATTGGTACGCGCTATGGTGGAGGGATGCCGGTACAGTTTGTATTGCAGAGCCAAAATCTGGATACCCTTACCGCTGCGCTTCCTAAATTCCTGAATGCCGTACGACAGAGTAAAAAATTAATGTTTGCTGATGCCGACCTCAAAATCAACAAACCCGAAATAAAAATAAACATCGACAGGCAAAAAGCAGCCTTAATGGGAGTTTCTATAGAAGAAGTTGCCAGAACATTGCAATTAGCCCTTTCAGGACAACGTTATGGATATTTTCTGCGTAATGACAGACAGTATGAAGTCATTGGACAAATGGAACGTGAATATCGAAACGACATCACAGACCTTAATTCCATATATGTACGTTCCACAACAGGACAATTGATTCCGCTAAACAACCTCATTGCTACAGAAGAAGCCGTAAGTCCGGCAGCCATATATCGTTATGACCAGTATACTTCTGCCACCATATCTGCAGCTCCGGCTCCGAGTGTGAGTCTTGCCGAAGGCATAGAAGAAATAGAACGGATAAAAACCGAAGTACTGGGTGATAACTTCAAAACGTCATTAGCCGGCCAGTCTCGTGATTATAGAGAAAGTCAGGGCAATATCCTCTTTACTCTTATCCTCGCTCTGGTGATTATTTACATGATTCTGGCCGCACAATTTGAAAGTCTGCGCGACCCGCTGACTATTATGCTTACCGTTCCAATGGCGGTTACAGGAGCCATCCTCAGCCTCCATTGGTTTGGTCAAAGCCTTAATGTATTCAGTCAGATTGGCATCATCACTCTCGTAGGACTCATTACAAAAAACGGAATTCTGATTGTGGAGTTTGCCAACCACCTGAAAGACACCGGACTCTCCAAATATGAAGCAGCTATACAAGCGGCAGAACAGCGATTCCGTCCTATTCTGATGACCTCACTTGCTATGATATTTGGTGCCTTACCTATCGCATTAACTGCCAACAGTCGTCAATCACTGGGTATTGTTATCGCAGGTGGACTAGTATTTTCAGGAATACTTACACTGTTCATCATTCCTGCAGTATACTCCTACCTGTCCAGTAACAAACGTAGAAAAGAAGTTATGGAAATAGATGACAGCGAAATAGCAACGAACCATGAATAA
- a CDS encoding TolC family protein: protein MKKASHILIITLLLFIGSSPLFAQKKELSLQEALSMAKQGNKTLQVQVLEEKHAREQTKESRGKLLPDISAGMAFSHYFDRQNIFLPGSFAGTNKAVQEVAVGGRNAFNGFVSLYQPVLDIASNRLTKASKINEKIQTEKTEDLKSQVALWVSTRYLDILMMKRQLILLQQSHERNVRALKDSRALLAQGKGLKSDTLRSFIAVENLKSSVSYLKNSIEVSGMELKRLIGLEDAQELELTDELESEIQAKQTEFLTVSKALEIAETNRNDLNVQELTLELQQQKLSAAKAALLPKLSLIGQYQIQAQADDLKLNDYVWPRTSFLGLQVSIPILNGGQNKSRIGQARIVAQQEQIRLKGLKDEVKTTLASIISKWKEATSQLEIQITTVQSAELNHQMTEDRFKNGLGSRLELTDAELALTQAKINYLQAIYNLRRLHTELQYALGVLEL, encoded by the coding sequence ATGAAAAAAGCATCACATATACTCATAATAACGCTACTGCTTTTCATAGGAAGCAGTCCATTATTCGCCCAGAAAAAAGAGCTTTCGCTACAGGAAGCACTAAGTATGGCAAAACAAGGAAACAAAACACTACAGGTGCAGGTATTGGAAGAAAAGCATGCCAGAGAACAGACAAAAGAAAGCAGAGGCAAGCTTTTACCTGATATTTCAGCAGGGATGGCTTTTTCGCATTACTTTGACCGACAAAATATCTTTCTTCCGGGGTCGTTTGCCGGAACCAATAAAGCCGTTCAGGAAGTAGCCGTTGGTGGGAGAAATGCCTTTAACGGATTTGTATCCCTATACCAACCCGTTCTGGATATTGCTTCAAACAGATTAACAAAAGCATCCAAAATCAATGAAAAAATTCAAACTGAAAAGACAGAAGACCTAAAAAGCCAGGTGGCATTATGGGTTTCAACGCGTTATCTTGACATACTGATGATGAAACGCCAGCTCATTCTTTTACAACAAAGTCATGAGCGAAACGTACGTGCCTTAAAAGACTCCCGTGCTTTATTAGCTCAGGGCAAGGGACTGAAATCCGACACATTGCGGAGTTTTATAGCTGTAGAAAACTTAAAATCTTCTGTTTCCTATCTGAAAAACAGCATTGAAGTGTCTGGTATGGAACTCAAAAGACTGATTGGCCTGGAAGATGCTCAAGAGTTGGAACTAACCGATGAACTTGAATCCGAAATTCAGGCTAAACAAACCGAATTTCTGACCGTTAGTAAAGCACTGGAAATTGCCGAAACCAATCGCAACGACCTTAATGTACAGGAATTAACCCTCGAACTGCAACAGCAAAAATTATCAGCAGCCAAAGCAGCATTACTGCCCAAGCTTTCGTTAATCGGGCAATATCAGATACAGGCACAGGCAGACGATTTAAAACTTAATGACTATGTCTGGCCGAGGACTTCTTTCCTGGGTTTACAGGTTAGTATACCCATATTGAATGGCGGGCAAAACAAATCAAGAATTGGTCAGGCTAGAATTGTAGCACAACAGGAACAGATACGGCTGAAGGGCCTGAAGGACGAAGTAAAAACAACCCTGGCAAGTATCATCAGTAAATGGAAAGAAGCCACTTCTCAATTGGAAATCCAGATAACAACCGTACAATCTGCGGAACTAAATCACCAGATGACCGAAGACCGTTTCAAAAACGGATTAGGCTCCCGACTGGAACTGACTGATGCCGAACTGGCACTCACCCAGGCTAAAATCAACTATCTGCAGGCCATATACAATCTGCGTAGACTACATACAGAATTACAATATGCTTTGGGTGTGTTGGAGTTGTAG
- a CDS encoding MFS transporter — protein sequence METSTATAQSTPYSKRWAALFLLCTAEFLVIMDTSIIGVALPAIKEDLGYSQTGLQWIFNAYVILFGGFLLLGGRLSDLFGARKIFMWGFVILTAASLLAGMAWSESALNTGRALQGLGSAFIAPAALTLVISKFTDPKELNKALGFWGASAAAGGSAGVFLGGAITEWLSWHWIFLINIPIGIIVLLRSRSLLFTGDTRKGKVDMAGAILATAALILMVYAIVASETAGWDSVQTIGLLIVSLALLFAFYLTQKHKSEPLVSMSIFKVQNLSAGNIVMALLAAAWIPLWFFLNLYLQQTLHYSAFNSGLALLPMTLAIMFLMVGVTGKLVAKFGFKSNMIVGLLVLAASLFLFSIAPTNGNFIAHVLPASLLGAIGMSLTYIPGTIASMSGAKPEETGLASGLVNTSYQVGSALGLAIIVTISAAKTNALKMAGEVETTALNSGFQTAFFSAGVVCIVAALIAMAYIRTPKQ from the coding sequence ATGGAAACTAGTACTGCAACAGCACAGTCAACACCTTATAGCAAACGATGGGCGGCTCTTTTCTTATTATGCACCGCCGAGTTCTTAGTAATCATGGACACCTCAATTATTGGAGTAGCATTACCGGCAATAAAAGAAGATTTGGGCTACTCGCAAACCGGCCTGCAGTGGATTTTTAACGCCTATGTTATTCTGTTTGGTGGTTTTTTATTACTCGGCGGACGCCTATCGGATTTGTTTGGGGCTCGTAAAATATTTATGTGGGGCTTTGTCATATTGACCGCAGCTTCATTGCTGGCAGGTATGGCCTGGTCTGAATCCGCACTCAATACCGGAAGAGCCCTTCAGGGATTAGGTTCTGCATTCATTGCACCGGCAGCATTAACCTTAGTTATCTCCAAATTTACAGACCCAAAAGAACTGAACAAGGCACTGGGATTTTGGGGAGCATCTGCCGCAGCAGGCGGTTCTGCCGGAGTTTTCCTTGGTGGTGCTATCACTGAATGGCTTTCATGGCATTGGATATTCCTTATTAATATTCCAATAGGCATTATTGTGCTGCTTCGCAGCCGGAGTCTGCTATTTACCGGCGATACCCGAAAGGGAAAAGTGGATATGGCAGGTGCAATTCTGGCTACAGCCGCTCTTATACTAATGGTATATGCTATAGTAGCGTCAGAAACTGCAGGTTGGGACTCGGTTCAGACTATTGGTCTTTTAATTGTATCACTGGCATTGCTATTTGCCTTTTATTTAACTCAAAAACATAAAAGCGAACCTTTGGTGTCGATGTCGATTTTCAAAGTTCAAAATCTTTCAGCAGGTAACATCGTGATGGCCTTACTGGCAGCAGCATGGATACCGTTATGGTTTTTTCTCAATCTGTATTTACAGCAAACCTTACATTATTCAGCATTCAACAGCGGACTTGCACTATTGCCGATGACATTGGCTATTATGTTCCTGATGGTTGGTGTTACAGGAAAACTGGTCGCGAAGTTTGGCTTTAAATCTAATATGATTGTAGGATTGCTGGTACTTGCCGCATCACTGTTTTTATTTAGTATAGCCCCAACAAACGGAAACTTTATAGCCCATGTATTGCCTGCATCATTGCTTGGTGCGATAGGCATGTCACTTACCTATATTCCCGGAACAATAGCCTCCATGTCTGGTGCAAAACCAGAAGAAACAGGATTGGCATCAGGGTTAGTCAACACAAGCTATCAGGTAGGTTCGGCTCTGGGATTGGCAATCATAGTAACCATTTCTGCCGCTAAAACGAATGCTCTTAAAATGGCCGGGGAAGTAGAAACCACAGCTCTCAATTCCGGTTTTCAAACGGCGTTTTTCTCTGCGGGAGTGGTTTGTATTGTCGCTGCTCTTATTGCTATGGCATATATACGTACGCCAAAACAGTAA
- a CDS encoding response regulator transcription factor: MQNTYTKHSEQPYASHTAYLEIAKAFDRLTYKSIYIFDCIQRKIEYISNHRFFLHNHTPEEIIEMGEGFFHTFIKTEDQPIVNQANEAGFAFYAALPESERKSYTLAYNFHLVDKNQNTLLVNHRLTPLLITNEGKIWKTLGMISLATNNSSGNITLTKDGDNSILKYDIEADQWIGHSKIALSEREIQILRFYAQGLTINGIASVLNLSADTIKFHRRNLLQKLEVNNINKALAYATACKLI, from the coding sequence ATGCAAAATACCTATACTAAACATTCAGAACAACCCTATGCGTCACATACGGCTTATCTCGAAATAGCCAAGGCTTTTGACAGACTCACTTATAAAAGCATTTATATTTTTGATTGCATTCAACGAAAAATCGAATATATATCGAATCATCGCTTTTTCTTACACAACCACACACCGGAAGAAATTATAGAAATGGGCGAAGGTTTTTTCCACACCTTTATCAAGACGGAAGACCAACCCATCGTAAATCAGGCAAATGAAGCGGGTTTTGCTTTTTATGCTGCATTACCCGAATCAGAACGTAAAAGCTATACATTGGCATACAATTTTCATCTGGTTGATAAAAACCAAAACACCTTACTTGTTAACCACAGGCTTACCCCATTATTAATAACCAACGAAGGTAAGATATGGAAAACTTTAGGTATGATTTCATTGGCCACAAATAATTCGTCAGGAAACATCACTCTTACCAAAGATGGAGACAATTCCATTCTGAAATATGATATCGAAGCAGACCAATGGATAGGCCATAGCAAAATAGCGCTTTCTGAAAGAGAAATCCAGATTCTTCGCTTTTATGCCCAGGGGCTTACAATCAATGGAATTGCTTCCGTCCTAAACCTCTCTGCCGATACTATCAAATTTCATCGCAGAAACCTGCTCCAAAAACTGGAAGTAAACAATATTAATAAAGCACTGGCATATGCAACAGCCTGTAAGCTTATATGA